In one uncultured Devosia sp. genomic region, the following are encoded:
- a CDS encoding NADH:flavin oxidoreductase/NADH oxidase: MSELFSPITLRDLTLRNRTVVAPMCQYSAQDGFANDWHFAHLGRFAIGGFGLVIVEATGVVPEGRITYADLGLWKDEQIAPLARIVDFLHSQGAAAGIQLAHAGRKASTPLPWRNGFDETAEEKQQLHFESWTPVAPSAEIHAENKNFTTPEALDDAGIRHVIESFVAAAKRAEQAGFDTVEIHAAHGYLLDQFLSPLANKRTDRYGGSRENRMRLLLEVTEAVRAVWPAHKPLLVRLSVSDWHPDGWQVEDSVALTKELKALGVDAIDASSGGFEGAQMQVGADYQVPFATAVRNQGGLPAMAVGLLGDVQRAEAIIANGEADFIALARGALDNPNWPLHARHELGAGDYDLWPNQTKRVREYDRSLGKRAWA; encoded by the coding sequence ATGTCCGAACTCTTTTCTCCCATCACCCTGCGAGACCTGACCCTGCGCAATCGCACGGTCGTGGCCCCCATGTGCCAATATTCGGCGCAGGATGGCTTTGCCAATGACTGGCATTTCGCCCATCTCGGGCGCTTCGCCATCGGCGGTTTTGGCCTCGTGATCGTGGAAGCCACTGGCGTCGTGCCCGAAGGCCGCATCACCTATGCCGACCTCGGCCTCTGGAAGGACGAGCAGATCGCCCCTCTCGCCCGCATCGTCGACTTCCTCCACAGCCAGGGCGCCGCTGCCGGCATCCAGCTCGCCCATGCCGGCCGCAAGGCTTCGACGCCCCTGCCCTGGCGCAATGGTTTCGACGAAACCGCCGAGGAAAAGCAGCAACTGCATTTCGAAAGCTGGACACCCGTCGCGCCCAGCGCCGAAATCCACGCCGAGAACAAGAATTTCACCACGCCCGAGGCGCTGGACGACGCCGGCATCCGCCACGTCATCGAGAGTTTCGTCGCCGCTGCCAAGCGCGCCGAACAGGCCGGCTTCGACACCGTCGAAATCCACGCCGCCCACGGCTATCTGCTCGACCAGTTCCTCTCGCCACTCGCCAACAAGCGCACCGACCGCTATGGCGGCTCGCGCGAAAACCGCATGCGCCTGCTGCTCGAAGTCACCGAAGCCGTTCGCGCCGTCTGGCCCGCCCACAAGCCGCTTCTCGTCCGCCTCTCGGTCAGCGACTGGCATCCCGACGGCTGGCAGGTCGAAGACAGCGTGGCGCTGACCAAAGAACTCAAGGCACTGGGCGTCGACGCCATCGACGCTTCGAGCGGCGGCTTCGAGGGTGCCCAGATGCAGGTCGGCGCCGACTACCAGGTGCCCTTCGCCACCGCCGTCCGCAACCAGGGCGGCCTCCCGGCCATGGCCGTCGGCCTCCTGGGTGACGTACAGCGTGCCGAAGCCATCATCGCCAATGGCGAAGCCGACTTCATCGCCTTGGCCCGCGGCGCCCTCGACAATCCCAACTGGCCGCTGCACGCTCGCCACGAACTGGGTGCCGGCGACTACGATCTCTGGCCCAATCAGACCAAGCGCGTCCGCGAATATGACCGCTCGCTCGGCAAGCGCGCCTGGGCCTGA